In the Colletotrichum lupini chromosome 4, complete sequence genome, AGACCATATGTAGGGGCCGCGGGCGAGCCTGGAATTTTAGTGGTTGGGGTCAGCCTGACGCGCTCCCCCAAATCGTGAGCTCTGAAGTGGGCTCCGTGCCTCGCTTTTCAGTGATAGTTGGCGGGATCTCAGCATCAGCAGCTGGTCTGGGCGGTGGACAAAGTCCAATCCAATTCAGCCCGTTACATGGTACTTACGCCCATCCATCAATCAATTCCTCCCCCTTCACCTAATTTTACAAACCATCACTTTTCCAACAACCACCCATCCCTTAATCCAGACAGCTACCAGTTAGACAATCGCGATAGTCGCGGCGGCCGCACCCCGTTCCGCATTCGTGTTATGAGCTCAACGACACTGCATCCATGATCGCAAGCCATCCGAGTCTTCCTTGCATCAATCGACAGTGCCGTTTGACCAACGTTGCGCCTTCCTTCCACGTCGCCCGCTTCTCCCGATTCTACTGCGGGCGGCACAATGTCAGACGCAGAGGCGCCTACGTCTCCGGCGCGCGGCGATGAGGGCAAATCTTTCCTCTCGCAAGCGATGACCGAAGATGACGATACCCGCATGATGGACGGAACCCCCGAGCCGGGCGAGAAGACCACGGGCCGTGGCAAGGGCAAGAACGCAGCAAAGGAATCGGCCGGAGCGGTCACGGGAAAGATCCGACACCTGAAAAAAGAAGACGGCGAGCCGCTGTGGCGCAAAGATATTCAATACGACTTTCTGAAAGCCATCTTCGATGACGAGACAACAGTCTTCACCAACTCGTACGAGCCCGAGAAGCCTCGCCAGAACTTTGCCGATCTCTACATCGACACAATGTCTCGTAGCAGCAAGACCAGCAAGGTCCTTCGCGACAAACTCCTTACCGATCGAGCCGCAGCAAAAGGCATGGCCATGGTCTGTCTGCTGGTCAACATTGGCAGAATGAATACAACGCTCAATTGTCAGTCCATCTTCACTATCAGCGTCTCTAGATATATGCTAACATGCATGCAGTCTTCCCAGAGATGCGAGCCCAGCTGCGAACCTACCATGCCATTCCCTCGCTCCAGGCGCACCAAGACGCGCATGCATACAAGCAACTCCAGGATGCTCCGAGATTGAAATCTATCCTAAAGGGTGGTGCTGAGGACCGCGAAGAGCCTTCGAGTCTTAATAAGATCAAGGCTCAGGAAGTTCCCCGGACAAACCCTGTCAACCTCTTGTTCGTCATCTGCCAGTCGGCTTCCAAGATCGCCGAGTTGCACTTCCCGCCCGGACGAGAATTCCACGACCTAGTCATGAAGACCAATTTCTCCAGCACGTCACGCGCCAAGGCATTCCTCTGGATCATGTGGTTCTACCTAGAGTCTGACTTTACGGAGGAGGGCTGCGACGAGAACCCATTTGGCCCCGGTGTGGACTATGGTGTCGATGTGGCCAACCAGGGCGTACCCGAATTAGAAGATATGACCCCTGAAGAAGAGGCTCTCGAGAACGTTGATGAAGAGGTGGAAATCAAGTTTGGCGAGGAGAAGCAGAAGATGCGTGCAAAGATTCTGGAGGCGGACCAGGCCTACCTCGTCGACAGCCAGACGAAGCGAGGTTCAAGGACTTCTCGTGTAATGGCCGAGGATGGGCCTGCCATCTTACCCCGTATCCGCCCTTCGAAACACGAGTCCGATATGGATAGCACCCGCTCGACACCACCGCCGAAAGCACTAGGACGGGGTCTTGGGGGTTCGGTCCGACGTGGCGGAGCACCTTTAAAGTACCAAATTTTCGAAGCCTCATCGCCAGCCGGTCCAGCCCACGGTTCAGCGGAGGGCATTGTTGCAAGAAAGCCCCGACCTCCCACAGCGCATCAAATTGCGGTGGAGAGGAACCGAAATCAGAGAGTCGAATACATCCTCGACCGTGGCATAAGGAGACAACACCACAAGGCCAGGAAGTTTAGACGGCAGGATGGCGCGGTGTACCGAGCCTACAAGCGTATCCAGCAGATGCCGAATCCGTTTGATGACAGCGAGGGCGAAGATGGCCCACAGCGACAGTTGGCTTCTTCCGGCGATAAGACCGTCGGCGCCTTTCGTCAAAAGGGTTTTGGTGGGCTAGTGCTCTTAACTACAGAGAACGACGATTTTGGTGAAGAGGCAAGCGCCTACGCTGCAGCGTTCAGACGCACATCACGACGGCTGGCTCGCTGGTCTGCTCACCAAGGGGAACCCCTTGGTGTTATTCCTCCTAGGAAGCGGAAGAAGGCCGATGGCGAGACGAACGGTCACGGTGAAGCTGGCGACATGACCATGGATCTAGACACACAAAGGGCCTCGGAAGCTGCAGATGGATCACAATCTCGGATGAATGGCGATGTCGACGGTGACGAGACTCTCGGCGACATCACGATGGGAGATATGACCAAGGACGATGTCGACGATGCGGACAAGACGGCTGCgcccgacgacgacgaagagcTTGACGATATGGATAGGTCCCTTCTCGGCCTTGCGGCTGATGATGCAGAGGACTCCGCCTCCGACGACGAGTAGAAACCGTACCGAAAGACGGCTCTTTCACCCCGCTCGGATGGCCAACGCCGTAGCGGACGGCGGCGCACAGGTTGATGAACCTCTGTAGCCACCGTCGTCGTCGGGCGACGGCCGCAAGACGGGGGCTGTATTGATCTTCTTTCATTTTTAGTTGGTCGTTTCTTAGACTTGTGGGCGTAGGAGTTGTATACTAGCTGGAACGATGGAACAAATACACCAAAAATTGGGCGCGATGGCAATGGGAAGGAGGGGCGGTGGGAAACATTTCAAGACGCTCGAGTAGGAGGCTTCTTATAGGGCGTGTCTGGGGTGGTTTCCCTGTGGCTTTTTTGTACGGGCTTTCTTTATTTTGTCTTGCTAGTCTCCTTTTTCCTCAGCTTCGTTCCCGTCGTGCCGCAGTATGGCGCGCAAGTAAGTTACAATAGACGTCATAAATCATTCTTGATGGCCCCATGCTGCCTGCGTGCTGTAGTTGGGACGGCATTTTTTGAAGGCGAGAAGTTGAGGCAGACGCCATTGATTATGATTGTCCTCGGGGTAGTAATTGACTAGCCTTGAACCTATTTCCAAGAGAAACAATTGAAGTTGTTCGACGAGTATAGGGGCTCCGACTTGTCCGAGATTCGAAGGCGTGCTTTGGGGTTGACGACACCACTGTGACGGAGGGCAGTGTAGCAGCAGACTGCGGTTAGATGTCATCTTCTTTACTCGTCTAAACAGGATACTCTTTGGCGACTTCTTTTCAACGTCCTCTCGCTAAAGAAAGTTGATCACTTCGTTTACGTCGGGTCATGAAGTACAGTCGCGCGGAATCAAGATGCATCCATCAGGCCGTAGAGACTCTTAGCTTTACAGTCCACACCTCGTTCCCAAATGTTGGTTTCACCAGAGTGAGGGTGATGGTCACTGATTTTATCAAATCGAGAGCTGTGCAAGTCTTCAGATTAGTAGAGGACTCTAGATGATAAAATGTACACAAATGGATATGTCCTCGTAAAGAGCCATGATTAGGTATGCTTGACTTTCATTGTCCGGGGAAGGGACTTGATGTCGCAACTCTGCAGCGTGCTTGCGTGATTACTTCCCCAGACGAGAGGCTCAAAATTAAGATTCTCATCTACCCGGTCTCCGTCCCCGCCGAAAAGCAACTACATTCGATACTTTTTCATAAATACCGCCGGTATGAGGTGTAATACTGGAGAAGAGAGGATCGATTGCTGGATTCCTTGACTGGTTTGATACCAAGGGGAAATTAGGTATACCCTTGTCTATACCCAATTCAAATTGTACATGGCAACGTGTGGTCTTCCGGACAGAGAAAAAGTATTGATTACTCTGATGGCCTTCGAGGATGCATGTGGTGCAGCGGCAGGAGAAAGAACAACAGCTCATGCTACCAGGCACTTCGTCTTATTTCATTTCGGTATTGTATTTCGTTTGATGATTAGTTGCGTCAAGTCGTCTCATTACATCTCGTCACTGCAGGTGTATCGCTCTACGACTGACTGGAGAACTCAACGGCTATCTTGGACTAATAACTCTAGACCCTCCTTCCTGAACCCGATGTCCCATACTGCAGACGACCTCTAGCCCTGCTTCGTTTGTGGAGCAGACCTACGCGAGCACCTGGGTTCGCTCTCAGCAGTCGACCGAGCACTGGGCCTCATTCTGTGAGGCTGTTGGGGCAGTCAACAGAGACAAGGCAACTCTCCAGGCTCACAGCGTAGAGTGCAAGTAGCagttaggtaggtaggtagatgCCGATGCCTGCCACACCGCAACTTCAGGTCCTGCCACCGAATCAACGATTGACAGAGTCACTGGATGCGCCGGAAGAGAAGGAAACTAAGCATTAGACCTTTGACTCAGATCGGCCGATGGATCAACATGTCCGAACGGTTGGTTACCTACAGGTAGGCAGTACTTGAGCTACGTGGACGATACGCTTGGCCGGGTTGACTGCCTAGCAGCCGCACCTGAATGGGTGTGGGTGGTTGAAGCGGATGTTCATGTACCTACTAACCTACCTGCGCGCGCCTGCTTATAAATACAACTGCGTTCACGCGAGGTGTAACTCTGCAACCAACAACGCGCGCGGGATCGTTACGAGGGAAACTCCGCGACCATGTGTCAGATCGGGACAAAGCAGCTGCGGAGTTGCAAATGAAGAAGTAAGAAAGACAATAATTACGCCGCGCAGTCGATGTGAGCACCTCGGCCCAGTGGGTTCAAGATCGACTTTGGTTGCCTTGTCAAATACAAGAAGTGTTGATCTGACAATGTCACTTTCCAGAACTCATCTCGATTCATTGTGGTTTTCGTGCCCGTCTGTAGTCGTGTGACACAGCCACTGCCACACTACACAGCCACAGGCTGTGTGCCATAACTAGTAGCGACCAGCCACAACTGTACATAGGGGCTTCTGCCCACATTAAGGGCTTCTGCCCACATTACTTAGAAGaattaactactacttaacaCATTATATTAACCCTACTTTTACCCCTAGCAATctagtaatataacttataatacgaCCTAGTACTaggaatttcttttttattagcctattattaagatttaatttactaaataatccttACTCTACccctataaaaatataactaataataactaagctaaaagctaaataactattacgtttttatattaataatataaactactcctacgtaataagagttataaacgctaattaacgttatataatatacgtattatagcgagctaactaaattattaatatttatattaataaaattaaactaaactactttattaaatttttaaaatcggtATAgggagttaatataataatctaataaatttatattataaagttcgattactaactaatattatttaataacgtttaattaataactcttacttaactatagtcgtcgcttattatacctttagtactaataataatatatattactaacctaaGTAACTACCtcgatttaaaaagtcttattactaacctaaATAGCTACTACCTACGCCcttctttacttagtaactacgacgagttaataaagctttttaaaatagtaaataataatataaataataataactaacctacgggtaataataacctaataaataatctttttactgatataattacctaaattactataatagtagctttaattataaataatataaataataataacgatagtagttaataattaactcttaaacttaataataattagtttatatccCTAAAGTTAGAAAAGATTAGATATTtcgatttaactagttataataattcgaagtatagtattacctttagtactaagtttactacttatattaacgtttatattttttataataagctttaatatttcgtaataattagaagtaatatagttattaaagaggtataattatcttatttactaagtatagtattaatataatatattactaagcttatataactaaaataactagctctatttaattacgaaatataaattattactaagactttataaaagtaaaatacgAGACGGCTTGCCTACTTTTGGAAATAGTAGTcctaatatactatttttagtacttactatactaagtaattcttaGCTACGCTATCCCtcgctatttttataagcttatataaagagcgctTACCCTACTTAACGTACCGATATACCTCgaagttctttttatatctcttcttcctcactatatttatttacgtaacttactttttttatcggccctagctatatatactttttattataatacttatataacgttaataacctTTCTTAAGCtcttatcttttataataatttaaataataaactaaggtttttattaaaactaactaaAGCTAGCTAGAAGTAGACTTATAtctttacttttaattacttatagcgGGTATAccaatattaaatatagtataccctatttaataagcttcggtctcttttattataataatattattaattccttTAGTATCTAGccgcttttagtaattctgtTTACCTCGTTTAGTATCTTACGCTTACCCCTTatgttaattactaatattaaatattaaaaacgcctAGTAAAGCGCCTAGCGGGCCCATTAcctattcttataaacctctctacttacttactatattcccctcgccttattattagacctaatattacctcttttaaaaatttaagaaataaatagtaactaCGGAATACgctataagattatataacCGTATATAATAGTCCGAGACGtcgtattactttaatatactatattaagtattataacgaGCGCTTAGAAGAAGGCCCTTAGTctaagccctttttttaataaaaagaggtaagtattaattacgaattaatatatttaggaattactaatctttttactttaataataattagagtattaatagtagtaataagaaacttagtatatattataaaaactaatttttagcttacttaCGAGCTAAGAGAGGgtaatatttactttattataagatacTTATACTTCGAGAACGTATTAATTAGGGgctataatagctagtactaataaaattactttatcaAATAATTTACGTCTCGACTATagcctaaagttattatccgctttaataagataatagtaataagaacggccttatatatttaaaataaagtacgctaaacgctttattactaaataatagcttacttCTTAAGGTagcttagcttatataatattagtccGGGCCTAggatataaattaagaaataatcttttattaagactattaaaataagcttatgctaatattttagaatatttagttataatagggcTCTTAAGAACGGCTATAAATAGTTACggaagtctttataatattataatctctTAAGAAAcggcgttataaatattataaaaaattaagctataagtacttaactagcgaggttataatataagtataagtatattataaaactaaagcttataaagtcctttataaaggctctactttataaaaagttcttttataatacgatctatataccggttactaagttattaatattttattactaactatatcctaaatttattaaaattactccCTTTTTACGTAACTTTAATTCTTAAAGTTATGAcgtaatattttttttaatactaataataaagctattaatattattatttataataaattctataaggtattaataatatccttttttatttaagaataaggtattactcctatctccttatttaataaatactttattattattatttaataatagcgcgctaattaattactaagctagtaatacgtatttataataaaatattttaattattataatatataaaagcccgCCTAacctcgtaattattattattactaagttattaagtataataaaaaactttcTCCCGTTATTAAtcgtatatttatttttttctttcccctttttatttagtaaccgttttataaaccttttcctatataactatacttttctttttataatattctaattttatatcgttttttaattataactttcttattatactattactaagtatttactaaaatatttattattttatatatctaagatatacttaatataaaatataattttaaaaaaggcttttataatctctataataatatttcttatatacgctacttagttaatatatatcgtaatattaataagctcgtttattttattaacgcttacgttactaagtatattatttattaaattaataagaaaaagtattttactataagttattaagtccttgctaatttattactaaaatattaagctaataatattttttaagttcttaaaaagctatatagcgccgcttagtttatttaaaatacccttataaagttctataatatgAAGTAGTAGGGTAgccttaattttataaatatagccgcgttctttatacttttaattatattattaatatataaaaaaaggttattacgtatattactaacccgttagtaagtaataaaaagaaaaaggtctattttaaataagttactttttaaaagctcgttactaactacgaatatttaaacttattaatctcgattataataagttattagcgatcgtttagtaaattttctttttattaatttagatttctttttttaagttagtatttttaatattaataataaagctaagattattttttattttagttatttttagctagcttatttttataataataattatataactactctataaaataacctcgacgctctagcttagtattataaaaaaactccttagggtattattattatatatatttaagagttttttattttccttactttttataaacgcgtcgttaagtttttaataaataaagtacttatttatattattattatatatagtactactcttatttcttataatcctaaaacttaaactcttattaaaaaacgtacttttattattaactatattcttaataataataacgagcgggataactttaaatttaaatttaaacttaataaatcttaatataaaaatactaaatttaaagagcttaataataatttaaaaaattctcttttttaatattataataagcgctactattttaatattaataacttactaacccctatttataacgctctttttaatataaataagggttccctagcccttagttatattattttaaattttaataaaactaatattacgctctttttgctctaagtaaaagctttataatagcttaataaagttattatttatattaaaattaaaattacgggttataattaatagttcgacgttaataagttatttataaatattaatattattaaggtcctttaacttaattaagattataatagtattattttaaataacgtcccccgttcctaacttattattaataataataatattacgccccttattttattttttattttactttttattataactcttattatacttcttattacggcttttaataataactaagtagcgaaggctttataaactattattattaataaatataatattctatataatttCGACTACTtccttcttacttattataatattgataaagttaatagctttattctaagtaattagctaagtatatatataaagcctctctatttcttacttattaagtaaattattattactaattattatattttagaagtatatattagagctattattattattcttaatattacgtaGGGTATTCCTCCTATATagctaaatcttaataatctcttagtaatatgttactaaaagttataatactatattctttttttaagaattacgctaagctaaataaaaagggttctataaagtattattaattaacttatttttaataactttttattataaacctaacgtttattatcctattttatatatacccttttcttataatatttaaatcttttaactatttttattacccctttaaaatatttaataagcttttatatattatatttaataaactacttagcttattaaataaaatattataaatttcttcCCTCGCCTTATTTcgtaacgatttctttaactttttaaatattttacttattttctaACTTCAAaaaatttactatttaattactaaccgtttagtaatttccctatagtttaagctaaaaaactaggaaaatattatatattttctaatactattttgaAAAATGTACTTAGTAAGCCTAttccctacccttttagttattactattttaatatatctcggcgctagtttattatttctaaattatatattttttattaataagccaacgacctctttataattaaactcctttagggtatatcttttattataataagctacttagttcttaaaaacttatatttatatttatatagcctaggccctaatttccttaatttcttaaacccttttttaaaccccttagattatagctttataattaaatatatatttaatatacttaaaataatagctatataatactatatacggggatatttttataatagaatattagctattattatatataaactcggccttttttaattatattacttatttatttaataagcccttagtatagatctttaaatacttttttaatatttaataaatccgcTCTATTTAGCTAtccgtttataagtaatatataataaataattagtaacgtattacctattctttaataaactctttttaaaatgcgcttataaaaagtttatttttatttataataatactttctaatataccgaacttatatttaacttctttatataaaatacttattatttatattacgttaagtatcttaataataagtaagaactttataaactttattatataataaataataattaaaatattattatattttatattattattataagtacttaataataaccccgtaataagatttataaatatttcttaaaatagatataaaaatagtaataataactataactacttatacggcttatattttaaagttataacttttaaataatacttatagttcttaatatattcttaaatattttattaaatatcttcttaataaaactttttttaaattagttcgagagttttcgtagctcctatataacttaccctataatcgttataatattaataaaagatctttatttaaaaagactttacttaaaaaataacgagtctttttttgaaaaatagtatactctatttattaagtaaatatactcttagctcgtttattataatataacttcttattaattataatatataaaactcgtttttagtttataattttttaacAAGCTTTtcaatttttaataaaaaaagaaataaataccgttttattttttataagcttttttataataagacgtaaaatatactattttaatataataaccctagctttatctaattcct is a window encoding:
- a CDS encoding INO80 chromatin remodeling complex Ies1 yields the protein MSDAEAPTSPARGDEGKSFLSQAMTEDDDTRMMDGTPEPGEKTTGRGKGKNAAKESAGAVTGKIRHLKKEDGEPLWRKDIQYDFLKAIFDDETTVFTNSYEPEKPRQNFADLYIDTMSRSSKTSKVLRDKLLTDRAAAKGMAMVCLLVNIGRMNTTLNFFPEMRAQLRTYHAIPSLQAHQDAHAYKQLQDAPRLKSILKGGAEDREEPSSLNKIKAQEVPRTNPVNLLFVICQSASKIAELHFPPGREFHDLVMKTNFSSTSRAKAFLWIMWFYLESDFTEEGCDENPFGPGVDYGVDVANQGVPELEDMTPEEEALENVDEEVEIKFGEEKQKMRAKILEADQAYLVDSQTKRGSRTSRVMAEDGPAILPRIRPSKHESDMDSTRSTPPPKALGRGLGGSVRRGGAPLKYQIFEASSPAGPAHGSAEGIVARKPRPPTAHQIAVERNRNQRVEYILDRGIRRQHHKARKFRRQDGAVYRAYKRIQQMPNPFDDSEGEDGPQRQLASSGDKTVGAFRQKGFGGLVLLTTENDDFGEEASAYAAAFRRTSRRLARWSAHQGEPLGVIPPRKRKKADGETNGHGEAGDMTMDLDTQRASEAADGSQSRMNGDVDGDETLGDITMGDMTKDDVDDADKTAAPDDDEELDDMDRSLLGLAADDAEDSASDDE